The Drosophila sulfurigaster albostrigata strain 15112-1811.04 chromosome 3, ASM2355843v2, whole genome shotgun sequence genomic sequence TAAGGTCCAGGAAGCAAGCAGCAAtaagccaaaaaaatataatatgacaGGTTTTGGTCATAGCTAAAAGCGCACTAAAACAATTAGCTATATATACAGATAAAATTCCATTAACTATTTTCCACATAATTATGATTATGGTAATTATAATCAGTTCCAGTTAAATAGGTGTACAAATGGCAAATAGATATTCGCACATTCAAGCACAATAAGCTTACTCCATTTgtcgtatttttaaacaatttctgTACATGATAAATGGGAACTTTATATGGCATATTTATGGCTGGCCCAATCTCATGATATATGCGTATCACACATAGCCTTGACGGCTTGCAACTCCACCTCCAAGAGCTTGTGTAAATACTCAACTTTAAAATACCGTTTGATCTTTATGCTGTTTAACTGTAAGGTGTCAAATGAATATACCCGTTATCAGTGTTATCTACAGGGTACAAAACCCCAATTTGAATATCGCATGCAATTTGTCAAATTGTGTTGCAAGCTCAATGATATTTGttgtctctctttttttttttttgttggtttcttTCGCATTTTCTTGATCTCTGCATTTGCTCATTgcgaattgaatttattatcgGCAAGTGCAATGCGAACGCCGACAAATTGCCTTcaatattgtgtgtgtgcattgcttatattgtatttttatttgtttgctgttaATGAACTAAATTTGTGTTCGCTTTAGTAGAACATTTAGAATTTCACTTGGGCGAGCGACTTGTAAGTAAGCACAGCTACTATCAGCTCATTTGCTAAAGAGCTAAgagcatatgtatatgtgtatatgtatatataaatacatatgtatacgtTTGGCATAATTAGTTTGTGTAGGCTACAAGGATGTGAGTTgctagttgcagttgcagcagacGAAACATTGTCGCATAAAGCTAATTGAAAGTCAATAAATgctatataaattaattaaaaatacacacaaatggCAACCTTGACATTGAAAATGAATGAcagacaataacaacaacagctactaaaactacagcaacaacaacagctatgAAAAGTTCACGTATGAAAGTTGCTTACGTTTTGGGATGCGGGCTTGTTCGAGGAGTGGGGGGCAGCGAGAGAATCGACGACAAACTTGGCACGCATTGTGAGCGGATTTTcactgcagcggcagcagcagcagcaactacaacaacaaccagaataGCAGCAGCACGAAGCacaagctgcaacaacagTGTTGCGCATTGTAAAAAGTGAGCGGCCCGTTGTCAATTGAtcaattgcataaaataataGGCCTAGGCGCATAATTTAATGTCGCGATTTTTGAAGGCCGCTCAGAGTTCTACTATATTGCACATATGCAGATTAATCacgatgccagcagcaaactaGACACCAGTTGCATGTGTCATGCAACCGGACAATAGAAATCTGATCCGATGTGAATAGATGCAACTATTCAAAgtggccaaaaataaaaagaactcTGAGAACTTAACAATTCTTTAAGTTTGGCTAGAAAACtttttaacttaattattgcatttttgctTGCACTCTGTCAAACATTTCCAGTAATTTCATTCTCGCGTGCAACTGGAATTTTAATCGCTTAATTGCAACGTTCAACAAGCTGCATAAACAATTGTTTAATGAGAATAGAgttatttaaaagtataattaaattactcttttaataaaaacaattaaatgggGTTTTTAACAGTAGTTTATGCTAATTTTCAAACAGCATGCAACAATTATacaataatcaatttaatttaattgcacgGTTACGAAGCAAATTATAAGCTTAAccgaaaaaaaacatgttGATCAGATAAATTGTCATAAAATCTTTGCAAATGGGCAGCACTTAAGACGCGTGTGCTTTAGACTAATGGGCAGCACTGGTTGACATGTTCCGTTtgcttggctttggctgttACGCAATTTGGtaacacttttatttaaagGCGCACGAACAGCCGAAAGTGGCTGAAATGTGCTTTACATTATTGCCATGTCTTTCATTATGGCCATAACATTTTGCACATACCAAGACCAACCCACACACAGAGACCCGGACTTGGCACTGTCAGTGCGTTTGCATTAATTTTGGCTCAGCACGCACCAAACACCAAAGTGTGGCCAGTCCCAGtggaagtcgaagtcgaagtcacAGACGAAGTCGAAGTCTCACTCGGAGTCAGTCAGTCTCTGTGTAAGCCATTCACAAAACGTTTGCGGGCCCAAAATGtgattttaattgcacaacaattttttgtgttcttttttttttttgctgttggccGGGCCCAGTTCTACATAGGCCTAAAGCGTGTTTTATGGGCTGTTCTCTGTACTGTACTGCCGCCTGACATTTACGTATGAGTTGTAACCCAATTCTGTCGCTGTcgaaaggcagcagcagccaacagagAGGAGAAAGAGCAGCTCGCATTGCAGGCGTTGCACTTGCAATTTTTCAACATAATTGAACGgcgaatttttaattaaaagcatgcgttcaaaaataaataaaatatgaacacaaaaccacaaaatatGTAACGCCAATTGTGGAGGTCAACTGGAGTCAGccaacccaaaaaaagaaagagatagagcgagagcaagagagacGCAGACAACCTGTTCCATACGCTCAGATCAATCGCTAGTCGACATCGACATTGCCAGTGCCAGAGGCAGCGGCTTCCTGTCCAGACCGCGCTTTCTgattacaatacaataaattgtGCTGCTCTCTGGGTCTGTCAAGGTTGCAACGAGGCGACGCCAACGTTGTCTGAGCTTCATTAATGAAGTGCCGAAACTTGGGCTCGTTTGTCGCTGCATCCATCCACCATCAAGAGgcacttgcaacttgccaaCTTGCCaactgaatactgaatactgaaaactgcaacgaaaatgaaaatgaaaacgacaacgaaaacgaaaaccggCAACCGGTTCAAGTGGATGCCACCAGCAGCTTAGTCGGAGCTTAATGCAGGTGGTGATTGCAACTTGTGGCCCCAGACAAAAGGCGTTCACATCCAAGGTTGCAACGCCCTTGGCTGCTTAGCCGAGCCGGCAATCTCAACCTGTTTGCCACTTCGCAGCCAGGTAAAAGGTTCTGGATGATGCAACATTCACTCTCTTCACCCGCCGTTCTCATGACCTAGTTTCTCGGTTCGATCTACTTGCAACACGCAACTCGGAAACGAAGAACGTGGAACGCCTGTCGATTTAATCAGCATAAATCAGCGTAAGCCTAAAGAGCTGCTTAATGCTTGATTAAGCATGGCTTTAAATCAAAAGCGTTGCCAATTGCAAAGTGAAAACCGTTTAAGCCATTGCCAATTATTGGCTAGAATCGCTATAAACGGCaactgttgccagttgccacaaGCATAATAACTGTGCTTCCATGTTTCCAGGCTTTTAACATTGAACTTGAGGTGAACAGCGTCATTTTTTCCtctgttgtatttattttatttgcgtttcttgttgttttgtttttgggtgcTGTCGTGATTGCATTAGCCAGTtttatattgttgttattgggcCTAAGCATTGCCTCATGTCGTTTACTGTCATGCAATCTAATGAGCCGCGTCTGATTCATGCGACGTTTTGAATAACACAGGTAGAGACGAGCAAAGGCGTAGTGatatgatataatataatatattatgtgACGATTCCGTCtactttataaattatatttaaaactgtttGTTTTCAATGCGGATTAGGCTTAAAGAGTTTTTAGTTAAatgacaaatacaaatacctAAGAAATGGGTTTTTTTCTATGGGAACTTCGAAGTTCTTCGAAAAGTGTTATACAAATTGAACAAGTTattttgacaaatttgtttgttttttgaagAAACCCAAAAATGTGTTGCACTTAAAAACTTGTTTGCTGCTGTGTCAGCTGCACAATAAACcgatcccaaaaaaaaacaaaaactgaggCGCCTCGTTTAGGGTTCGATGTCCTCTGCATTACATTGCATTTCTGTGTTTGCCTTTcgaaaaatgtacaaaaattcGTTAGAGTTCTCGTCATCATTATTATGATGATATCAATTTTGTTGGAAATTCCCCAACGTCAACAATtgatgttaatttatttattatatttgtatttatatttattttatttatatacgaaaAACTGCTTAACTGGCAGTTACCTCAACTCGATTGATTTCATATGATTTCCATTCGATTCGCttcgatttgatttgcatCACTTGTTTTGCGTAGGCTCAAGTGATTGATTCCCAAGCGAAACATTTTGGAGCACAACGCGTGCAAAATGTCAACAGAAGGACAaactacaaacaacaaacaacaaattagaGTGTAaagcagtaacagcaacaacaacaacaaatactacACAtacaagtaataataattataatgctCAGGCACTGATCATAAGCAGATCGACATCGCCTAAATGACCCTGGGCGCAttcagctccagctgcaaAGAGTGTAggcacaaagcaacaacaacaacaacaacagcgacaaaaaacattttgcaaatgtgtgtgcaaaaagtaaataaacgttaaataaaagcaaataagtgcgtgaacaacacacacaacatgaacaacaatGCAGCAAACCACATGTACTTAAAGCCAAAGTGGCTTTTAGACCCAATTGAAATTTTGCGTCCATAGACTAGGCCAGAAATATGGCTTAAAGTAGCTGTGACCTACCCAAAAACAACGAAATATAATTTGCCAACTTCCTAGTCAAAATTGGAGATTAATCTATTTGAGTACAATTTGATTGACAcgcccttttttttgtataatattttttttttggaggcTGCCTCAACgacaagcaaaaacaaattacaaaaatcataatttatatttctttcaaGTTTTCTTCTcaagtttttgtatttattaaataaatcatttgttttgttttcaagcaacacaaaaaatacttgaattgctttttgttttgcggtttcttattatcattattggtattgtgtgttagtgtgtctTTTACTACAAGGTTAGTTTTTGGCcattgtggttgctgttgctggttgctggttgctgtttgctgttggttATTTCCACTGTTTTGGcaaaaaatcataatttacTTGTTGGCAAATCAAATTGTGTGCGACTACTCGAAATCAAATGGCCCGCAAATGGCTGTCGTCAATTGCCAATTAATGGCCAGTTGACCTTATCGCACAGCAGCCGAAATgacatcaagtatacgcccCGTTTCGTCGAGCACTTGAGCTACAGGTTCTGTCATCTGTCTACTGTCTGCACTGCCATCTAATTGGATTGCAAATGTTTGTTACACATTTCGCTGATTGTATAAAATtatcagttgcagttgcccgAAAGATGCATGGCAACTGATGCAACGCAGCGACAGCGTTTCATAAATGCCACTAAAGggattaaaatgcaattgttaTTGCATATTGCATGCATTGCTTGCAACATGACATAATAACGAGGCGCCCcacttgagcttgagcttgaaCTTGACACTtgccaatgcaaatgcaaattgcatgcaGCGCAACAAAAGACGAGTCAACGTTGCAGCTTATTGGCGTAATGCAACTATGGATTCGCTTTGCTCTACTGACGTTCGACGTGCCTCGCCATAACTAGCTGACATCGTAAAAGTGATTTAACTGCCGACTAGTTTGAGCAACAAAAGAAGCTAGAACTAGCTAAATATGTGCTACAATCTACATAGGTAAACCTCAAGAGTATTAAGTTTGTCTTCTCTTTTTAAGTCTTATCTATTTtgagtattattttaaattatagaaCACTTCCTATTTCGataaatacaatattgcatttttattttctttttaagcCTTAtccattttccaatttatagATAACTTCCTCGTTAGATAAACATATTAACTATACTCTAAAattcattattcaattatttattattacattaaaatgtgTGAATATTTCCAgcattttctttgcatttaaaaCCTTATCTATTTTTAGCACACTTTAACTATAGAAAGCTTCCTCTCCAGTTCCTAAACGGAACTGCCGACGACAGACAACACGTAGTTACTCCATTAGTGCGTTTACTCATTGTCTTAACCCTCAACGAattgtcatttgttttgctgcctgcctgctgactgctgactgtTGCTTCCTGCTTCCCCATAGATAAATTTTAGCATGCTGGACTGCAATTTGTTTGACGGCAAATTGCTTGCAACAAGGTCACCAGCAAacgttgcaattgcaattgcaacagcaacaaatatatgtacataacatacatatattgtaagGGGCTAAAAGCactttccaaattttcacacacactcaaaaacGCGAGACGCTGAGACAGCGAGACGGCAAGGCATACAttgcgtatgagcaatgcGAGCAATTTGCGATCGTTTGCTGCTTGCTCAATGCAAAcgagctgcaacagcaacagcaacagcagcggctgcggcagcagcataaagaaagaaacaaaaatcaaatgaaataaacagaaaataaattttgcaaataaataaatcggAAGCACCTCGCGGTGtgcgtatctgtatctgtatctgtagttgtagttgtatctgtatcttgcCAGAACAATTTATAagatataaaattcaaaagcaagagcaacaacaacaactacaacaacaagcaggCAAATGCATTGAGCGAATGTTGCtcttgtaattgttgttgttgttgttgccaacgCAACAAGTTTcgtgtgctgctgttgccaataAGTTGTCGCCGTTGGCGTCGccgtcacagtcgcagtcgacgcaGCTGTCTCTCAGTGtggttgcttttgttgttatcggCTGTTTCGTGCGTACTTGGACCGCTCAATAACGCTGAacgctgtttgctgctgtcgctgctgctgctgctgctgtcgacgtcgctgccgccgGCAGTCGCTgtaaaaacgaaacaaaaataaaaagaaaaaaataaaaattaaacgaaagCAGAGGGTATTTAACCGACctcaaatcaatttgcaatttcagtCTATCTCCGCGTTGCAGCGTTGCATGAACTCGCGAACAAAACGGACAAACAAAAGTGGCAATaactaaagcaacaacaacaacaacaaccacaacaactagagcaacaacaacataagaGCCGAAACAACTAACTAACTGCTCCAAAAGACAACGGAAATAATTAGGAAACTTGCACGGGCAACAACTGAACAAACggaataacaataacaacaaaacacttAAGCAACGTAAAAacatcgaaattgaaattgaaaacagaaagaagtcaaccaaaaacaaaaaaaaaaaaaaaaatacccaaaTGCAAACGCAGtcgaaattgtaaatttaaaatttgtgtatttatcaacaacaattgttgcgGTGCCGTTTTTACGACTATCAAATGGTGTCGGTGTCAAGCGCGGCCTagaaaacaagcaaataaaataaataaaaacacagcagcaacaacagaaaccgATATCGAAACGGATCCCACTCCCCCATTCCCCTAaagtacatactatatatactatatatatatattccgaCAGAATTCCGAGCACGTTCAACGCAGGCTGCAGAATTAcgcaaaaacaaactcaagAGTCAACGAgcagcgaacaacaacaacaacacagcaacaacaacagcaaacagctgaCGTTCAATGAACGCCCAAAGCCGAGAGCCGTAAGTGCAGACAGTGAGTGCCAAATGTAAGTGCACAGACAGCAGCTGTAGCTGAACttgaaagtgaaagtgaaattcGCCAGACGCATTcgaaaaaaagcagcaaatcATCACGACACAGCGCCAAACGGATTAAGATACACGActacaaacaaacacacagatacagatacaaatacatttgctgcagatacaaagatacagtTACAGATACAACTTCACCGATACTCGACTGCTACATTTGAGCTACAGTTGTGAAGTTAAGCTTTTGCTGGAGTGCCAAGCGTGAAAAGTGCTCAGAGCATCAGCCCAAGaaaaaagtttgaaaaatGTGCGATCAGGATAAAAGCGATTGCGACTCCTACGAGGTGAAGGCGCCTCAGGGTCACACCTTTGTGGTCAGTCCCGTCTCAGCGACTCCCATACTCACCGCTGTGCCCGTAATGAAGCCAGCCTCGCCCACGCTGACGCAGCTGGTGGAACAGCCAGCGTCCCAGCtggaggaggagcaggagcaacCATGCTGCAGCTCACAGGCTGTGGTGCCATTGTCCTCGTCACTGCCCTCGAAGTTGCTGCGTTTGCATGCCAAACGTTCAGCTCAGGCTCTGCTCCATCAAATGGAATCGCTGGACTCGCAGTTCGGTTCGGGATCTGAGGATGCGCCCTCGAGTCCCAGTGCACCGCCTCTATCGCCGCCACCAGTGTCCACGACCAGCGACGACAAGCTCATGGATGTGGGCATGGGTTCGTCCATCGGCGACTCTGAGGAATCCGAGGAGGATGACGAACTCAAGCCGCTAGCCGTCGACAATCACATCATGCACGAGCCGGAGCAAAGCGAGCGTCAGGTGTCGCCGCCAGCTGTGCCGCTGAGCGAGGCAAATTTAGAGAAGTTCCGCAAGCATCAGATGGATAACATCTATCTGCATCCCAACTTTAGTCTGGATGCCTCGCCGCCACCAGCTGTGGCGCCAGCCAATTCGCCAGTGCTGGAAACTCGTCGGCCGCATCGCTCGTTCCTTAGCCTAAAGAAACCCGCCGAGGAGGAGTCCAAAGTGGAgccggcagcagcaacgcccGACCAGTCACCACAGCCAGAGTTGCCCAACGAGATTGATACGCTGGATCCAGCGTTGGTCCCGAGTGAGGAGCTAGCTGCCGAGATCACCGATGCTGTCGAGTTTTACTTCTCCAATGAAAGCATACTCAAGGATGCCTTCCTGCTGAAGCATGTGCGACGCAATAAGGAAGGGTACGTCAGTCTCAAGCTCGTGTCCAGCTTCAAGCGTGTTCGTCAACTGACACGTGAATGGAAGGTGGTGGGAGATGCAGTGCGTCGTAAGTCCCACAAGATCGAGCTGAATGAGCAGGGCACCAAGGTGCGACGCCTCGAACCGTTGCCCAGTTTCGATGAGACGATGCCATCGCGCACGATTGTCGCTTGCGATCTGCCACTGGACAAACTGAGCATTGAGAAGGTCTCGGATCTGTTCTCCAAGTGTGGCGAGATTGCCCTGATACGCATCCTCAAGCCTGGTATGGCCATACCCGTGGATGTGCGTCAGTTCATGAACAAGTACCCGGAGTTGCAGCAGAAGGAATGCGCGCTTGTTGAGTACCTGGAATCATCCTCGGCCCGCGATGCTCGCCATCTGGCGGGACCTTTCCAGGTCTATGAGATGGTGGCGCCCAAGAAGAAGACGGGCAAGAAGGCGGCAGTGATTCAGGTGGCTGCACCCGTTGCTCGCATGGTTGAGAACTATCGCTACTACAACGAGGCCAACTGCGAGCGCACGCGTGGCGGCAGCTTCTCTGGCTTGCCCAGCCACGAGCCGATGCACGATCTGCGTTTCAAGCTGAAGCGCAACAACTCGGACTTCCAGCCGAGCTactatcaacagcagcaacacttgcagcagcagcagccacatcatcatcagctgccCAACTATCATAGCCATGGACATGGTGGCTATCAGCACTATCAGCCACGTGGCAGTATTGgcctggagcagcagcagcagccgccatCGCCAGGTTTTTTCGGCTATGCGCCGCGACGTTACAGCAATACGTCCACAATCTCGGCCAGCACGGCTGCTGCCTTGGGCGAGCCTTTAGCCTCGCCCTCGGCTTTCGTCGCtcccacaaacaacaacaacagcagcagcaacggcaacaacaacaacagcaatccaATTAATCCGGTCAGCAGCTTGCAGCGTCGTCTGTCCAACTGCTCCGAGCAGAACTTTGCGCCCGAGTCGATGTCACGTCGTGCCAGCAACTGCTCCGAGACAGGAGCTCCACAGCGTCGCGACTCAAACTGCTCCGAGAGCTGTCCTTGCTCTAGACGCGTCTCGGACTTTGGCCAGTCGGAGGCATACCGCAAGACTTCGGTGTGCTCCAATGGCAGCTGTCCGGGTCAGGGCGAGCGACGTTACTCCAATGGCTCGATGCAGTTCGAGCGCAGCTTCTCCAATGCCAGCGATGGCAATGGCTTCTATCGTCGTCCCTCAAATGACTTCAATGTGGTCGAGCGTGAACGTGAGCCAGATCAGCTGGTGGGTGGAGGCGGCGGTGGCTATCAGGTGTGGCCCAGACGCTACTCGAACAACTTCCAGCAGCAGATGAGCAGCAAGCTGGCTGCCTACGATAATGCTCAGTACATTGGCGGACGTCGCATCTCCACAGATTCGGGCTACGATCGTCGCTACTCCTTTGGCTCCGAGTTCGAGGGATCGCCACGCTCCCGCACCGGCAGCTTCCTTAGCAGCTATAAGCATGGCGGTGGTCCGGGAAGCGACTTCGATGGACAACCTCGCTCGCGTACTGGCAGCTTCCTCGACGGTTCGCCACGCTCCCGTTCCGGCTCATTTGCTCAGCGTGCTGCCGAGAGTTTGGTGCGCACTCCGATGGGTCCGGATGGCAGCAAGGGATTCGGCCAAAGAGCTAGGAAGTTTGGTCAGGCTGTGTCGCCGGTCAACTAGGGGAAGAGAATTGTTAACTAATTTTAGTGGGtaactttgtttttcttttgtgaaATTATTCAATGGCTGTACACTGTGATGCTGTCCACCTGTCCAAGTACCACGAACCAGAACCATGCCCACGCCCCCTTATAGGTATAAGAACACTAATGAAAAGTAacgaatttttaattagactCTACGTTGAACTAAATGAATTGGCAGAAGAGAATGTGGCATTTCTAGCTGGAAGTTGAGTTAACCAACAACACTGCCACTAAATAGCTTAAGTCAACAGTTAATCCGACTCCAAATTATTGAAATCTCAGAGAAGTTTGAAGAGAGATTTCAAATCAGGCAGCGAAAAAGAAGTTACTTAGTTAGGATTCCTTTAATtgttatattctttataataaCTTTAGTTTTAAGCCATAAGAAACGCGTCACAATCGATGACAGCTTTGTTGAGAGAAGTTTaagaacattttttaatattatgccAT encodes the following:
- the LOC133842450 gene encoding uncharacterized protein LOC133842450, which codes for MCDQDKSDCDSYEVKAPQGHTFVVSPVSATPILTAVPVMKPASPTLTQLVEQPASQLEEEQEQPCCSSQAVVPLSSSLPSKLLRLHAKRSAQALLHQMESLDSQFGSGSEDAPSSPSAPPLSPPPVSTTSDDKLMDVGMGSSIGDSEESEEDDELKPLAVDNHIMHEPEQSERQVSPPAVPLSEANLEKFRKHQMDNIYLHPNFSLDASPPPAVAPANSPVLETRRPHRSFLSLKKPAEEESKVEPAAATPDQSPQPELPNEIDTLDPALVPSEELAAEITDAVEFYFSNESILKDAFLLKHVRRNKEGYVSLKLVSSFKRVRQLTREWKVVGDAVRRKSHKIELNEQGTKVRRLEPLPSFDETMPSRTIVACDLPLDKLSIEKVSDLFSKCGEIALIRILKPGMAIPVDVRQFMNKYPELQQKECALVEYLESSSARDARHLAGPFQVYEMVAPKKKTGKKAAVIQVAAPVARMVENYRYYNEANCERTRGGSFSGLPSHEPMHDLRFKLKRNNSDFQPSYYQQQQHLQQQQPHHHQLPNYHSHGHGGYQHYQPRGSIGLEQQQQPPSPGFFGYAPRRYSNTSTISASTAAALGEPLASPSAFVAPTNNNNSSSNGNNNNSNPINPVSSLQRRLSNCSEQNFAPESMSRRASNCSETGAPQRRDSNCSESCPCSRRVSDFGQSEAYRKTSVCSNGSCPGQGERRYSNGSMQFERSFSNASDGNGFYRRPSNDFNVVEREREPDQLVGGGGGGYQVWPRRYSNNFQQQMSSKLAAYDNAQYIGGRRISTDSGYDRRYSFGSEFEGSPRSRTGSFLSSYKHGGGPGSDFDGQPRSRTGSFLDGSPRSRSGSFAQRAAESLVRTPMGPDGSKGFGQRARKFGQAVSPVN